A window of Brachybacterium fresconis contains these coding sequences:
- a CDS encoding AEC family transporter codes for MTGVLSGFFIVWALIAVGWVAGRVGVLGPHGRYVLNRATFFIASPALVLIGLLGSDIGEVLSIPMAVAAVSGLATGGLLMLVLRVFTGRRGTELLIAAISGSVVNAANMGFPIAAYVLGDISHALPVILFQMALYNPLYLFILHQSTEEESMGLAGVARTIGANPTIVAAAVGLVLTVIGVQIPEVALEPVRSLADMAIPAMLLAYGLSLHGSRPLAKDDGYRGLIALAASAKLLAMPLIALGVGLLFGLTGHSLYEVVVMAALPTAQNVYVAAARYRAAENLARDTVLITTIGTVVVLLLISGVLGV; via the coding sequence GTGACCGGGGTCCTATCCGGCTTCTTCATCGTCTGGGCGCTCATCGCCGTGGGCTGGGTGGCCGGCCGCGTCGGCGTCCTCGGCCCGCACGGTCGGTACGTCCTGAACCGGGCGACGTTCTTCATCGCTTCCCCCGCCCTGGTGCTCATCGGACTGCTGGGGTCCGACATCGGCGAGGTGCTCTCGATCCCCATGGCGGTGGCCGCCGTCTCGGGCCTCGCCACCGGTGGCCTGCTGATGCTCGTGCTGCGCGTGTTCACGGGGCGTCGCGGCACCGAGCTGCTGATCGCCGCGATCAGCGGCTCCGTCGTCAACGCCGCGAACATGGGCTTCCCCATCGCCGCCTACGTGCTGGGGGACATCTCCCACGCGCTGCCCGTGATCCTGTTCCAGATGGCCCTGTACAACCCCCTGTACCTGTTCATCCTGCATCAGAGCACCGAGGAGGAGTCGATGGGCCTGGCCGGGGTGGCCCGCACCATCGGCGCGAACCCGACCATCGTGGCCGCGGCCGTCGGGCTCGTCCTCACGGTGATCGGGGTGCAGATCCCCGAGGTTGCCCTGGAACCCGTGCGCTCGCTGGCCGACATGGCGATCCCCGCGATGCTGCTGGCCTACGGACTGTCCCTGCACGGCTCCCGGCCGCTGGCGAAGGACGACGGGTACCGCGGTCTGATCGCTCTGGCGGCGAGCGCGAAGCTGCTGGCGATGCCGCTGATCGCCCTCGGGGTGGGTCTGCTGTTCGGGCTGACGGGGCACTCTCTGTACGAGGTGGTGGTGATGGCGGCCCTGCCCACCGCCCAGAACGTCTATGTGGCGGCGGCCCGGTACCGTGCCGCGGAGAACCTCGCCCGCGACACGGTGCTGATCACCACCATCGGGACCGTGGTGGTGCTGCTGCTGATCTCCGGAGTGCTGGGGGTCTGA
- the panD gene encoding aspartate 1-decarboxylase, with protein MLRTLMTSKIHRATVTQADLHYVGSVTIDPELTEAAGLVENEQVSIVDITNGQRLVTYVIEGTRGSGVIGINGAAAHLVAPGDLVIIMAYGQLDESEISTHRPRVVHVDESNRIVALGADGAEPVPGMPDQFCGRTSGGIR; from the coding sequence ATGTTGCGCACTCTCATGACTTCGAAGATCCACCGGGCCACGGTCACGCAGGCGGACCTGCATTACGTGGGCTCGGTGACGATCGACCCCGAACTCACGGAGGCCGCAGGGCTGGTCGAGAACGAACAGGTCTCGATCGTCGACATCACCAATGGTCAGCGCCTGGTCACCTATGTGATCGAGGGGACGCGCGGAAGCGGCGTCATCGGGATCAACGGTGCCGCGGCGCACCTGGTCGCCCCCGGCGACCTCGTGATCATCATGGCCTACGGGCAGCTGGACGAGAGCGAGATCTCCACCCATCGCCCCCGCGTGGTCCACGTCGACGAGAGCAATCGCATCGTCGCGCTCGGGGCCGACGGCGCCGAACCGGTGCCGGGCATGCCCGATCAGTTCTGCGGGCGCACCTCCGGCGGGATCCGCTGA